The Primulina tabacum isolate GXHZ01 chromosome 1, ASM2559414v2, whole genome shotgun sequence genome contains the following window.
AACACAAAAACTGTTGCACTCGACGTATATGAAATTTCTCATACGTTTTTTTTACTGTTAACTCAAACACAAAAACTGTTGCACTCGACGTATATAATATCTCTCATATGCCTGTACTAGTTTTGCATGGTACTTTAGGTCTCTACAAGAACACTAGGGATTTTTCTAGGTTAGTTAAATTGTATTTGTTCAGTTATTTAACATAAATGGATGCTTGAGAAAATCGCAAAAGACACACAAGGGAGATATGAATCATTTTCGTATATGCCAATGCAACATGGAGTGAACGTATAGCAAGCACTTTACCAATTCGAGGACTAAGACTTTCATGGCTTACCTGAGCTGGGGTCGCATTGTGTTTATTTGCAATGGATTGAATAATGGGATTTTGAACCACTGCTGTTGAACCCCAATAATTGCCTGGTCCACCAAGGGCTGAATATGCACTTACATGGATATTGTAATCCTTGCAAAATTCCCTCAGTTTACTTTGCCTCCACATAGGATGCATTTCCACCTGTATCAAATCAACTTTATCAGATTTCCTCACCATTAATTTCTCCTCTAATCATCTTTTGAATCTTTTCCTAGTTGATCACTCGTAGAAAAAGTTGATTACACTATCCATGTTCAATCATTCCTTTTTAAAAGTACTGTTTGTACATCATTGTCTCTCTTGTGATTCAATGGAAAATATAATTTACGTGCTAGCATTTGATTTTTTATAtgataaaattgttttttaaaaacgtAATAATGGTGACTCCATACAATATAGCCCTTTGAGATTGACACAAAATATACCTGATTGACAGCAGGAATGACTGATGCATAATCCAAGAGCCTCTCTATCTTTGTGCAAGAGAAATTGCTCACACCAATTCCTCTACACAAACCCAATTCCAGACATCTTTCCATTCCTTCCCAAGTTGTCTCAAGGTCTAGTTGATCAAAATCTTCTTCATTTGGCAAAGGGTTGAGAACCCATGGCTTCAATCTCACAGGCCAATGCACCAAGAACATATCTACATATTCCATCCCAAGATTGCTGCAGAGGACATGGATACTTTCAAAACCAAGACCTTGTAAACTTTctagaaatgtaaattttatttcaaaatgtaCTGATTCGCGATTTTCGCCAGGATTTTCTGGATTAGGCCTCACTAAAGTGTACTTTGAAGATTTTGTAATTAGTACTTACTTTAAAGTTTGTTCAAGGGCTGAAACAGGGTCGTGGTGATTACTTCCCCACAGTTTAGATGTGACAAAAAGTTCCTCTCTTTCAACAAGACTATTGGAGATTGCTTTGTTCAAGGCATTTCCCAAGGCCGGTTCCGAGCCGTAAATTTGAGCAGTGTCAAAATGGCAGTATCCCATCTGTAAGAGTTAAATCTTGGTTGAGTTCATGTTCAACATGCCACTAACATTTAGAGATATATAACAGAAACATGACTGTATTCGCAATGTATTCTTTTCCATCATAAAGGGCGGTTCGACGGATTTCGAGGGCGGAGGCGAGGCGATTGTTCCTGCTCACCATCACACCAGAAGTAAATTCTTATATATGCAtgttatttttttcttgaaaacctTTATCACACAAAGCGAAGGTGAAATCAATACATATTCTTGCAAACCTTGAAGAAAACACATTATGAAAGCTAAATTCAAAGACAAAAATTTGAGCAAATATCTACTAAAGAAGCACATTGGTTAAATAAGATTTTATCGAAAATGTTTCAAAATTTGCATACCTTGATGGCCATTTTGACAGCATTTTCAGTGGTTCTTCTATCATTTTCGGGGGAGTAAGTCCCCATTCCAATTGTTGGTATGGCCATTCCATTATTCAATACCTGATAATTGTCTCTCATTCTTTGAAATCCTCAAATATATTCTCTCTCAATTTGTATTCACGATTTGCATGGAAAACTCCATATGTGGATTGGCTTATTTATACTCAAATTCTAGAGGGAAGAATGCCCATTTAATGTAATAAACTAGATTGTTATCTTTGAAGTAGTTATttgaagatgtcaagaaaatattataataataaagaaATGAGGGGATCTTCCATGTCTTGAGAGATTACCCAATTCTAAAAACAGTATCCTGAAGTACACAACAAGGTTTAGGGATCTTAATGTAtttaactttatttttaaaaaaaatactttaattaaaatgaaaatacgTGGTACTTTGTTGCAGATCTTCTCTAATAAGTTTTACAAGTTGAAAACcagttttaatatatttttgacaaaatacattattaaataagacaaaaacttgtgtgagacggtctcacgtgtctattttgtgagacaagtctcttatttgggtcatccatgaaaaaatattactttttatgttaagagtattactttttattgtgtatattgatagggttgacccgtctcacagataaagatttgtgagaccatctcacaagagactctctcattaaataattattaaaataaaactaGAATTACTTTTTTTCCTCCTTGTTGAACACATTGTTAAAAATCAATTTCGATCACTTCCTTTTCGTCACAAACTTGACatggaaaaatcatcaacaaacAGAACATTAATATTTTACAATCAACGATTTAAAATTCTATGTAAAATTATCCTAGGATAATGTAtaggaaaataacatttttcggTTCATGAACTTGTCTCGTTTTGGTCAACAAAATGTTCAAATATTAGTTTTGATGCATTAACTTTAAGTTTCATGttatttgatataattattGATGTGACACCAGACACGTAAACAATTTCTGATATTCGTAAGTAATACATTGGTGTATATTAGTATTTTTCAGTGTCATGTCAGAATTTTTTTATTCCATGCCAACACTTCGATGAAATAGAACTaaggaaaaatcaaaattaatgtaccaaaaccaaaaACTTTGAATAATTAATAGACCAAAACCCAAAATGAGATAAATTGGTAAAGAAAAAGTTGTTTGCTCTAATGTTTAAGGTTGTTGAATACTGGATAATATCTTCAATCCAATTATTttttagaattaaatttatcTTAGCATCATTTTATCAGTTTCCCAATAACCATGTAGCAGCACAACGttgtaatttaatattattttcaaaaagtcAAATTAATTTACATCTAAAAAAGTGCATACAATTCAAATATTAATTCATATTTTAATGTAATATTAATTCATTAGACTGAATTGAATCAATCAATCCTCAATCACAAACGATCACTATGTTAATTAGCTTAATTCATTTTGGAGGGTGGTTGCTTGTTGACTTTAAACATTTTCCCTTTTTATATAAATTGACTTATTTCtttgtaattaaaaaaataaaaaaattgagatagagCGAGGTTGTAAGTATTTGTTTGTCGAGAGTCAACCGCCGCCGTCTTCTCCGTAGATTCTCCGGCGGCTAGGTGGCGTTCGGGTATGAGTTTGACCAAAAactaaaaagaaaattaattaaGAATGTCAAAAGGTTGACTTAATTCAtcttgaaagaaaaaaaatggtgTAATTATATATGATTAAGGCTCCCATTTTTAAAGTCAAATGTACTTAACTGAAAACATTCATAATCACAATTGATTATTGGCTGATTTAGTCAAGCTCTAGGGTACTATCTATCACGTTCCAAATCAACCATGATATTTTATATAGTTGATAGtcaactaataataataattatattaaacaCACATTAATATCTAAGTTTCATCTCACTAATCCCGTCTAACGGGATGATACTCTAGGTAAATTTGGATGCAGTCACAATCTATACTATCTATATTTTTAGGACACTCcatatacacaatatatttACGTACACATGACCACGTAAATCTTATACATAATCTCCGGATTTATTCCATCATACACTAATGACAATATCCAAAGTGTTCATCTGATTTTTCACGTTGTCCAATGCATTATCTCgtataaaaaatcatatatgaCTAACTCCTTGTATGACATTCGATTCACCTTTTAGACATTGCCGCAAAGGTAGAGGATCGAACAAACTCTAACTTTTTATAACGCACAAACACTACGAAAAAAATTTGATTCGATGTATAAACTATATGAGTATATATCAATTGAGAAATGACCTAATCTCAATCTTTTGATAATAGAGAAACACTAGGAAACTAATTATAATATAATCACTTCTTGAATTTTCCTCAAGTCAATCTCAAAACTGACATGAAAATTGGTCGGcacaaaataatctttaaagtcaaaaacaattttaaaaaaagatggAAGCACCTGTCCGCTTAAATCTCAGATGGTCTACGCGCATCCCTAAATAGATTTTAAGACGTGATTACAAGATTGAGTACTACTCATGACCaactataaaataattatttaataatatacccAAAATTTGTATgtcttatattaatttttttaaaactatatACATGTAGttattgttgaaaaatatatttaaaatgtgagtattgaatatttgaatgttgaatatttgaatgttgaaaataagagttgtaaatattgaaaattagtgtgtgatgatgtaggtaatgatgtattttatttttggattatttgtaaagatttcctataaatagatctctcatttgtgaagaaaatcacaattgagtagagagaaaaatattataaagtgtgtagtttggtaaattttgagagtttgagatttttactttttaccataaatttttactttttcacaacacgttatcagcacgaagctctaaaagtcctacatacttttccaagctccaaacagaagaaaaaggtaacaaaaataattatatttattttactgttatttatttattgtgtatttatttaatatacaatataatgttattattagaaataataaaaataaatttttcataaacttgttataaatcctgggaggatgttaagacgacatcccacactcccggtaagggatacgacaagtataaaagcctataaggtttttaaacaaaataaattatgacactcattataatattatgatatgatatacataattatttaaacatgtctaatattatatatatcatattattatcataaaattatacaaatacatacctttattttttttgtaccccaacggtcataaatggtaaacaACGGCtattttttgccctataaatatgatctcacaaacacattccatcactccaactttctcttcttctctaaaaattattcatcatcaaatttttcgaagaaaaaagaagatggctttctcaaggttatttttaattattttggttatcatactcacgagtcttttatttattggagaatatcctcctcgtgtgttttctttatttttacaaatacttgtacttgttgtttatccgttactttgtattgcaataattattaactaataaaatgcatcgtaattttttagtaccaccatgtcaaatttaacaaagctcgaatttgttgcgctcgacatcacgggaaagaattatatgccatggactctagatgtagaaatgcatcttgagtcattgggtctaagcgagaccattaaagaaaatggcatatgcacgtcacaagaaaaggcaagagccatgatatttttgcgtcgacatctcgacgatggattgaaatgtgaatatctgactgaaaaaaatcccatggctttgtggaagggattaaaagaaagattcgaacatataagagaagttatacttccgaccgcccgggatgaatggaatacattgagattccaagactttaaaaagtcagtgattacaattcggcgatgtatagaataatctcgcaattaaaattttgtggacatgaggtcacagaatctgagatgcttgaaaaaacattttccacgtttcatgcatcaaatattactctacagcaacaatatagagtacgtggattcgcgagatattctgaactcatcgcctgtcttcttgtggcggaaaaaaacaacgagctattaatgagaaatcatcagtcccgacccactggatcaacagcatttccagaagtaaatgctgtaagtaaaaatgaatttaaacctgaaaaccaaaatcaaattcaaagacaaggttttggtcgaggtcgaggtcgaggtcgtggatgtggacgtggacgtggaattggccgtggtcgtggtcaaggccgtggttttgaaaataatcgagatagttatttttataactcatctcaaaagaacgtcccaaaccatccacagaaaaggcatcatgagaatacaagtgttaatgagaagcactcaaaaagatatgaaagttcttgttacagatgtggtactccaggacattggtccaaagtttgtcgagcccctgagcacctttgtaaactttataaagaatcattaaaggggaaagaaaaggagaccaacttcactgaacgcagtgactgtttgagtgattcaactcattttgatgctggtgattttatgaatgatttctctggaaatgatcaatatgttggtgggatagaaatgaacaatattgatgctgcaaattttctcaacgatttctctgaaaatgaacaatataatggtagaatataaatgtacaataatctatttttcatgtattcatagaataatgttttattgtataattatgatttgtgttatatttaaatatatattgcaagtaatttatttcattgcatatttttttgaagttcaaatatggaaaatgctatgagcaaagctgaagtttgcatacccgatagtggtacaacgcacactatcctccgagataaaagatatttcttggaactaaaaccaacaaaaacaacggtgaatacaatatcaggtcctgtagacttgattaaaggatgtggtaaagcacaatttttgttacctaatggtacaaaatttttgatcaatgatgctttatattcaccacaatcgaaaagaaatttgttgagttttaatgatatatattcccatgggtatgatactcaaacaatgaatgaagggaatgagaaatatatgtgtcttatcacatataaatcaggaaagaaatatgtgattgaaaaactaccaatgctccctactggattgcattatacacatataagtcccattgaatcaaacatggtagttgataattcttcgatattaaccaattggcatgatcgattgggacatcctggttcaacaatgatgcgaagaattatagaaaatacacatggtcatccactgaaagaccagaagatctttcagaataataagtttcaatgtaaagcatgttctcttggaaaacttattataagaccatcaccagtcaaaatccaaactgaatcaccaatgtttcttgaacgtattcagggtgatatttgtggaccaatccatccaccatgtggaccattcagatattttatggtattgattgatgcctccagcagatggtcacatgtatgtttattatcaactcgaaatattgcatttgcaagattacttgctcaaataataaaattgaggaatcaatttcccgattatacaatcaagaaaattagacttgataatgctggtgaatttacttcccaaactttcaatgattattgtatgtctatgggaatcattgttgagcatcctgttgctcatgtacatacacagaatggattggctgaatcattgattaaacgtctgcaaatgattgctagaccaatgataatgaaaacaaagctccctatttctatatggggacatgcaattttacacgctgcttcattaattcgcatcagaccaagtgcatatcataaatactccccattgcagcttgcatttggtaaagaaccagacatttctcatctgagaatttttggatgtatggtgtatgtgcctattgcaccaccgcaacgaaagaaaatcggacctcaaagaaaggttggaatttatatcggttatgatagtccatcaatcattcgatatattgaacctcagacaggcgacgtgttcacagcacgttttgctgattgtcattttaatgaggaaatcttcccaatgttagggggagaacagaaacataacgaaaaagaaattacatggtatgtatcatcattgttacatctggatccaagaacaaaacaatgtgaaaaagatgtacaacaaattgtacacttgcaaagaatagcaaatcaaataccagatgcatttgcagacacaaaaggggtaactaaatcatatatacatgctgcaaatgcccctgctcgaattgaaattccaaagaaacaaatggaagatactcatgatgtcattaaacgcctgaagcgtggaaggccagtcggttccaaggataaaaatcctcgaaaaagaaaatttatagagaaacacgatgatcacaaaataaagaatgacgtttctgaagaaacacatgatgatcacaaaatagagaatggtgttcctgaagaaacacatgatgatgaaaatgttctgtcagaaccacaaactgacgagaatcatgaaatctctatcaattatattaatactgaaaaaatatggaaccgaaaagatatagatgaaattgatgatatattttcttataatgtggcaatcgacatcataaatgataacgaagatcatgaaccaaaatcttttggtgaatgtaaaaatcggcaggattggataaaatggaaagatgccatccaggttgaattaaattcgctaaataaacgtaatgtttttggacctatagtccttacacctgaaggtgtaaaacctgttggatacaaatgggtttttattcgaaagcgaaatgagaaaaatgaaatagtaagatataaagctcgacttgttgcacaaggtttttctcaaaggcctggaattgattatgaagaaacgtattctcctgtgatggatgcaattacgtttcggtatttgattagcttggcggtatctgaaaatttagaaatgcgtcttatggatgttgttacagcttacttatatggatcacttgatagtaatatatatatgaaaatccctgaaggatttaagatgcctgaagcacaaagttcaaaacccagggaatgttattctgtgaaattacaaagatcattatatgggttaaagcaatcaggtcgaatgtggtataatcgactaagtgatcatttgatgaaaaagggatatgtaaataattcaatatgcccttgtgttttcattaagaaaacaacatccggatgcgtaattattgctgtatatgttgatgatttaaacatcattggaacgaataaagaaattcaagaagttgtgtcatacttgaaggaagaatttgaaatgaaggatcttggaaaaaccaagtattgtctgggtttacaaattgaacaaaaagaatgtggaatgtttgttcaccagacaaattatacagaaaagatccttaaacgttttaatatggataaagcaaatcctttaagtactccaatggttgttagatcattaaacatagaaaaggatccattccgtccatgtgaagatgatgaagatattcttggtccagaagtaccatatctaagtgccatcggtgcccttatgtaccttaaaaattgtacaaggccagatatatcttttgccgttaatctgttggcaagatttagcacatatccaacaaagagacactggaacggaattaaacatatattccgttatctacgaggaacgacagacttgggacttttgtattcaaaagatgctaatccaagtataattggttatgctgatgctggatacttatctgatccacacaaggcacgttcccaaactggatatgtatttactcgtggaggcactgcaatatcttggcgttctcagaaacaaacgctcgtaacaacttcatcaaatcatgccgagattattgcactacatgaagcaagtcgtgaatgtgtgtggttaaaatcaatgacccaacatatccaaatttcatgcggattatcatctgatgagaagcctgtgatactatatgaagataatgctgcatgtgttgctcaaatgaaagaaggatacataaaaagcgacagaactaaacatattcctcctaagttcttcgcattcactaaggagctagagaagaataaatatattgatgttcgtcacattcaatcaagtgaaaactcatcagatctcttcacaaaggcacttcctacgtcaatattcagaaagcacatatataatattgggatgcgcaatctacgaaatttgtgaagaattgttcgtgtcaacatgagggggagtttacgtgactgcactttttttcccttactatggtttttatcccaatgggtttttcctagtaaggtttttaacgaggcagtataaaaacacgtaatgaagacaatcattatgatcatcatcacaagggggagtgttgaaaaatatatttaaaatgtgagtattgaatatttgaatgttgaatatttgaatgttgaaaataagagttgtaaatattgaaaattagtgtgtgatgatgtaggtaatgatgtattttatttttggattatttgtaaagatttcctataaatagatctctcatttgtgaagaaaatcacaattgcgtagagagaaaaatattataaagtgtgtagtttggtaaattttgagagtttgagatttttactttttgccataaatttttactttttcacaacagttattatattttatttttttactgtattttatatttttatttagtcaacaatttttatatatttttttaatataacgAATTagtctattttttaaaaattaagaaGTTGGAAAAGTAGTAATAGATAGCGACGCAATAACACACAAACAACCTTTTGACCTTCAATCGATATCTCAATTAACCTTTTCATATGCATGCatctaaatttaataatatacggAGATTataaattcatgaaaaatatattagaaaTGATGTTTTCATTATATCTAACAAGTATACTACAATTTAACAAGTTTAATTGTTGAaaaatagcaaaaaaaaaaaatcctaaaattaaGTTAAATATTTGAGAATTTATCAGGcttgaaaaaaaaatacttaatttaatttgtattcatgtatatttatttttattttttcgcaattTGAGTCCTCTATTTTGAAATTCTAGTCTTTTTCTTTTGATATAACTAATTTCATCATTGTTTTGGATGAAAAATCAcaaaaatttctaaaaatttgaaatactaAAATTCGATAACATAAAGAGTAAAATCACGTGAATATATAAGACATGCAAAATCATGTAGTCGACCAAGTTTTATCCAATAAAAATCCGATGACGACTACGacgataataataaatttataaatattacaAATATATGTAAATGGACTGAGGAAGTTGAGGCGAAATGTATTGGATTTCAAGATCCCGACATGTGGCTTAAAGATTATGCCAGGTTCATCGAATTCACGAATTTTGATTACATAAGATGTAGTTTCGTATCACATTATTctcatatgtttttttttttttggtgatttataattttcattCTGGTTTCGCCAAATTAATTTCTACAAGTTTCTTCgctttaataatataaaaattcaatccTATGAAGCCGAAACATAATTATTttgctttatatatatatatatatatatatatatatatatatattatatatatatatatatattctattttattaaagttgaggATATGATAATAACCACATAAGAAGGAcaccaattttttcttccaattttacccttataatattacactttttttttgttttaaaaatttcaaaccacacttttatttttatttttttaattcaacaattcaaatatcaaattatTCCCTCCATAATTtctcaaatttcattttagtccatcgataatgataaaaaagactgTACACACACGCATCACGTGTCTATAGTAACTAGTATATATAATGTTTAAGCACTTCGATTTTGGTTCCATAACCTATAAAGTTAGATGGGTGCATGAGCAGGTAGAGTTCAATCAATCTTaagatattattaataattcatgttttgttacGTTACACTCACTGCAAGAAATTTTCTAATTAACAAcgcacatacgacaacggtttttttaacaacgattttagTAAAAACCGTTGCTGTATATTGTTTTTTTAAGTAAAAGACAACAGTATtataaaactgttgtcttttggGGGGTCAAAGATAAAAAACCATTGTCTTctgggggtcaaagacaacggttttttggGTCAatgaaccgttgtctttgagcgtttATGACAACGGTTCATAGAACCGTTAGAcgaaccgttgtctattagcatgttttttttttggacaATTGACAACGATATTGTAGCTGTTgccatatttagcgacggttttgctaaaatcgtcgctaaatttagcgatggTTATAccaaatcgtcgcta
Protein-coding sequences here:
- the LOC142517651 gene encoding NADPH-dependent aldo-keto reductase, chloroplastic-like; this translates as MRDNYQVLNNGMAIPTIGMGTYSPENDRRTTENAVKMAIKMGYCHFDTAQIYGSEPALGNALNKAISNSLVEREELFVTSKLWGSNHHDPVSALEQTLNNLGMEYVDMFLVHWPVRLKPWVLNPLPNEEDFDQLDLETTWEGMERCLELGLCRGIGVSNFSCTKIERLLDYASVIPAVNQVEMHPMWRQSKLREFCKDYNIHVSAYSALGGPGNYWGSTAVVQNPIIQSIANKHNATPAQVALRWGLSKGVSVIAKSFSKERLKENIGALDLELEDDDLLEIEQMEQWKIMRGEYYVNQTTSPYRTIQDLWDGEI